In Arthrobacter sp. CDRTa11, one DNA window encodes the following:
- a CDS encoding hemolysin family protein, whose amino-acid sequence MDSDTLVNFLLVLFFVLLGGVFAGTEMALVSLRESQVRRMEKAGKRGARIAALAGNPNRFLSTVQIGVTLSGFFSAAYGASTIAPDVEPLLEGLGLGSAAEPVAFISMTLLVAYLSLVLGELVPKRLAMQSAVGFTKVLAPPLSVLSELMRPAVWLLSVSTDAVVRLFGGDPNTRQESVSSEELWDMVSQSDDLEEHSRSILTDVFGAGDRSLQEVMRPRTAVTFIDGSLTIEAARSLLRDGPFSRYPVIDRTPDDVLGFIHIRDLMPRDKEYDQGIVKDIAREILPLPGTNRVLPSLSRMRRLGQHIALVVDEYGGTDGIVTLEDLVEELVGEIYDEYDNGTDPEDRVTKANGSVEVDGGLILQEFESASGIELPEGHYETVAGFVIDRLGRLPRTGDQVEVAGHVLTVLAMDRLRIARIRVTPAKGQPQE is encoded by the coding sequence ATGGACAGCGACACACTGGTCAATTTCCTGTTGGTCCTCTTTTTTGTGCTGCTGGGCGGAGTCTTCGCCGGCACGGAAATGGCCTTGGTTTCCCTCCGCGAGAGCCAGGTGCGCCGGATGGAAAAGGCCGGAAAGCGCGGCGCCCGGATCGCAGCCTTGGCCGGGAACCCCAACCGGTTCCTCTCCACCGTCCAGATCGGTGTCACGCTCTCCGGCTTCTTCTCCGCCGCCTACGGCGCCTCCACCATCGCGCCCGACGTCGAACCCCTCCTGGAAGGTCTGGGCCTTGGTTCCGCGGCGGAACCAGTGGCCTTTATCTCCATGACGCTGCTGGTGGCCTACCTTTCCCTGGTGCTGGGTGAGCTGGTGCCCAAACGGCTGGCCATGCAGAGTGCCGTCGGCTTCACGAAGGTCCTTGCCCCGCCCCTGAGTGTCCTGTCCGAACTTATGCGCCCCGCCGTCTGGCTGCTGTCGGTGTCCACCGACGCCGTCGTCCGGCTGTTCGGCGGCGATCCCAACACCCGCCAGGAGAGCGTCAGCTCCGAGGAACTGTGGGACATGGTGTCCCAGAGCGACGACCTGGAAGAACACAGCCGCAGCATCCTCACCGATGTGTTCGGCGCCGGGGACCGCTCACTGCAGGAGGTCATGCGTCCCCGCACAGCGGTTACCTTCATCGACGGCTCTCTGACGATTGAAGCTGCACGCAGCCTGCTCAGGGACGGCCCGTTTTCGCGCTACCCGGTGATCGACAGGACTCCGGACGACGTCCTTGGTTTCATCCACATCCGCGACCTCATGCCCCGCGATAAAGAGTACGACCAAGGCATAGTGAAGGACATCGCCCGGGAGATCCTTCCGCTGCCGGGAACCAACAGGGTGCTGCCGTCGCTGTCCCGGATGCGCAGACTCGGCCAGCACATCGCGCTGGTGGTGGACGAGTACGGAGGCACGGACGGCATCGTCACCCTGGAGGACCTGGTGGAGGAACTGGTGGGTGAGATCTACGACGAGTACGACAACGGCACCGACCCCGAGGACCGCGTCACAAAGGCCAACGGATCAGTCGAGGTCGACGGCGGCCTGATCCTGCAGGAGTTCGAATCAGCGTCCGGCATCGAATTGCCCGAAGGCCACTACGAGACGGTGGCCGGGTTCGTCATTGACCGCTTGGGCCGCCTCCCCCGGACCGGCGACCAGGTGGAGGTCGCAGGCCACGTCCTCACCGTGCTCGCGATGGACCGGCTGCGCATTGCCCGGATCCGGGTGACGCCCGCGAAGGGGCAGCCGCAGGAGTAA
- a CDS encoding diacylglycerol/lipid kinase family protein produces the protein MADDRAPAAPFDRVVLIFNPTKAEMATRIHDVQRDLGTDLPGLPIELLPTDFAGHARDLARSVAVAGSPLIVSVSGDGGYNEVVNGVMDVPATRAVCTVLPAGNANDHHRSRPVRPFTEAIRESRVRRIDLLRITFRGAHREQVQYAHSYVGFGLTPLMAIGIEKGGKGKILELISVARTLSGLRPFELVRADGATAQFDSLILANISRMAKYGRVSESNHPDDGQFEVVTLPHAGRWKMALMTLRAVTLGLGHQPSVSSYAFTTRNAVPCQIDGEVVHVQAGTHVLVESARGALATI, from the coding sequence ATGGCTGATGACCGGGCACCTGCCGCCCCCTTCGACCGCGTGGTCCTGATCTTCAATCCGACCAAAGCCGAAATGGCCACGCGGATTCATGACGTGCAGCGTGATCTCGGCACTGATCTGCCGGGTCTGCCAATTGAGCTGCTGCCGACGGATTTTGCGGGCCACGCCCGCGATCTGGCGCGGTCCGTGGCCGTGGCGGGATCCCCGCTCATCGTCTCAGTCAGCGGCGATGGCGGGTACAACGAGGTTGTCAACGGGGTGATGGACGTTCCCGCCACCAGGGCTGTCTGCACTGTGCTCCCTGCAGGTAACGCCAATGACCATCACAGGAGTAGGCCCGTAAGGCCGTTTACGGAGGCCATCCGCGAGAGCCGGGTCCGTCGCATCGACCTGCTGCGCATAACGTTCCGCGGTGCACATCGGGAGCAGGTCCAGTACGCCCACTCATATGTGGGGTTCGGACTCACACCGTTGATGGCGATCGGGATCGAAAAGGGCGGAAAAGGGAAAATCCTCGAGCTCATCTCCGTTGCCCGGACGCTCTCTGGCCTGAGGCCGTTTGAGCTCGTGCGGGCCGACGGGGCAACCGCGCAATTCGACAGTCTGATCCTGGCCAACATCTCGCGGATGGCGAAGTATGGGCGGGTCAGCGAGTCGAACCACCCGGATGATGGGCAGTTCGAGGTGGTGACGTTGCCCCATGCCGGGCGTTGGAAGATGGCGCTGATGACCCTTCGGGCCGTCACTTTGGGACTGGGGCATCAACCCAGCGTCAGCAGCTATGCCTTCACGACGCGGAATGCTGTTCCATGCCAGATTGACGGCGAAGTTGTACATGTTCAGGCAGGCACCCATGTGCTGGTGGAAAGCGCCAGGGGAGCCCTCGCCACTATCTGA
- a CDS encoding type 1 glutamine amidotransferase domain-containing protein — MKKILMVLTSVSEIGDTGEKTGYNVAEAAHPWKVFKDSGHFVDFASIQGGQPPRDEVDSGDPIQVAFTEDETTRAGLYNTARVDVVDPDQYDAVFLVGGHGTMWDFPDSEGLQNLVASVYNTGGLVGAVCHGPAGLLNVELENGLRLVEGRKVAAFTNDEEVAAGKDKVIPFFLADRLEEQGATHVSAGVFEEMVVVDDRLVTGQNPASAAGVAKEMEKLFAELIHQEKAEEQHETESLRAEKDAQKNAKKAAAEAEH; from the coding sequence ATGAAGAAAATCCTCATGGTACTTACCAGCGTTTCCGAGATCGGCGACACCGGAGAGAAGACCGGCTACAACGTGGCCGAGGCTGCACATCCCTGGAAGGTGTTCAAGGATTCCGGGCATTTCGTCGACTTTGCGTCCATCCAGGGCGGCCAGCCCCCGCGCGACGAGGTGGACTCAGGAGATCCCATCCAGGTCGCCTTTACGGAGGACGAGACTACGCGCGCCGGTCTCTACAACACGGCCCGGGTCGACGTCGTTGATCCCGACCAGTACGACGCCGTCTTCCTTGTAGGCGGCCACGGCACCATGTGGGACTTCCCGGACAGCGAAGGCCTGCAGAATCTGGTGGCGAGCGTCTACAACACCGGCGGCTTGGTGGGCGCGGTCTGCCACGGGCCGGCCGGCCTGCTGAACGTGGAATTGGAGAACGGGCTTCGCCTCGTCGAGGGCCGGAAGGTGGCCGCCTTCACCAACGACGAGGAGGTTGCCGCAGGGAAAGACAAGGTCATCCCGTTCTTCCTGGCAGACCGCCTTGAGGAACAGGGTGCTACCCATGTCTCCGCTGGTGTCTTTGAGGAGATGGTGGTGGTGGATGACCGGCTGGTGACAGGCCAGAACCCGGCTTCAGCTGCCGGCGTGGCCAAGGAAATGGAGAAGCTCTTCGCAGAGCTCATCCACCAGGAAAAGGCCGAGGAACAGCACGAGACGGAGAGTCTGCGCGCCGAGAAGGACGCCCAGAAAAACGCAAAGAAGGCTGCGGCGGAAGCGGAGCACTGA
- a CDS encoding serine hydrolase domain-containing protein, which yields MSWSHKALGRKTAFGLAVLLLALAGCSAGPDPAPSPPSSMDELKAELEQFSTERLAAGASAVLIQAGLGGEVWSNAEGVRDLETKVPAESGDSFHMASLTKSMVATSVLKLVEQGKIRLDDLVSDDLPEFDSVLHPPKPITVRMLLDHTSGMPGFEELLIRSGPVKEVLATPLTAERRLELTGMAPWDSADVGVYEYSNSNYVVLGLLVERVSGRSLGDVLRTDIVEPLGLAGTLLAGTAKAPATMVHGYVMIDGERVDATEAGVQSRSASGGMISTVQDVNVFFSALLAGKVVNPALVKEMQSQNSSEYGLGLAKWWDSCTSGYYYGHLGGAPGYASIAMTSADGSRQLAVFMAHAAEPLSVDTPPGDYGLEEFAQKALDSTCD from the coding sequence GTGAGCTGGAGTCATAAGGCCCTTGGACGTAAGACCGCGTTCGGCCTCGCTGTCCTTTTGCTTGCGCTCGCTGGTTGCTCCGCCGGTCCTGATCCGGCTCCGTCGCCGCCGTCGTCGATGGATGAATTGAAAGCCGAACTGGAACAGTTCAGCACCGAGCGGTTGGCAGCAGGAGCTTCAGCCGTCCTCATCCAGGCGGGGCTGGGCGGGGAAGTCTGGTCCAATGCCGAAGGTGTTCGGGACCTTGAGACGAAGGTTCCCGCCGAGTCCGGCGATTCGTTCCACATGGCCAGCCTGACCAAATCCATGGTGGCGACCTCCGTCCTCAAGCTGGTTGAACAGGGAAAAATCCGGTTGGATGACCTGGTCAGCGATGACCTGCCGGAGTTCGATTCAGTCCTGCACCCGCCCAAGCCAATTACCGTCAGGATGCTGCTGGACCATACGTCCGGGATGCCAGGCTTTGAGGAACTGCTCATCAGATCGGGTCCCGTGAAAGAGGTCCTGGCCACCCCGCTTACCGCGGAGCGAAGGCTTGAGCTGACAGGAATGGCGCCGTGGGACTCCGCCGATGTTGGCGTGTATGAGTACTCGAACTCCAATTACGTGGTGCTGGGACTTCTCGTCGAGCGCGTGTCAGGCCGCAGCCTGGGGGATGTGCTGCGGACTGACATTGTGGAGCCCCTCGGGTTGGCCGGGACACTGCTCGCCGGAACCGCCAAAGCTCCCGCCACCATGGTGCACGGCTATGTCATGATCGACGGCGAACGGGTGGACGCCACCGAGGCCGGTGTTCAGAGCAGATCTGCCTCGGGCGGGATGATCTCCACAGTCCAGGACGTGAACGTGTTCTTCTCGGCCTTGCTGGCAGGCAAGGTGGTGAATCCCGCGCTGGTCAAGGAGATGCAAAGCCAGAACTCCTCTGAGTACGGGCTCGGCCTGGCCAAATGGTGGGACAGCTGCACGAGCGGTTACTACTATGGCCATCTCGGCGGAGCACCCGGCTATGCCTCCATCGCGATGACCAGCGCCGACGGCTCCAGGCAGCTGGCTGTGTTCATGGCACACGCTGCAGAACCGCTGAGCGTCGATACGCCTCCAGGCGATTACGGGCTGGAGGAGTTTGCGCAGAAGGCTCTCGACAGCACCTGCGATTAG
- a CDS encoding DUF808 domain-containing protein translates to MSGGLVALLDDIAALARIAAASVDDVAAGAAKAGAKAAGVVIDDAAVTPQYVSGADPSRELPMIKKIFWGSLRNKLLIILPALLLVSAFVPWAIPFILMLGGTYLCYEGAEKVWHKLRGHHTAEEDTPAVERGPEAEAKVIKGAITTDFILSCEIMVISMNEVAADSLLSRAIILVVVALVITVLVYGAVGLIVKMDDIGLHLAAKDSASSKRFGELLVKGMPAVLAAITFIGTIAMLWVGGHIMLQGAYDLGWHGPYDIVHVLEHPFEGIAVVGSFLAWLVNTLCSAVIGLAWGIVVMAIVHPLLKALPFGKKKGGHEEGDIRAELAGYRPTKHDGDASS, encoded by the coding sequence GTGAGCGGCGGTCTGGTCGCCCTGCTGGACGACATCGCAGCCCTGGCCCGCATCGCGGCCGCCTCGGTGGACGACGTCGCTGCCGGAGCGGCGAAGGCGGGGGCCAAGGCCGCCGGCGTGGTAATCGACGACGCCGCCGTCACCCCGCAATACGTGTCCGGGGCGGACCCGTCCCGCGAACTGCCGATGATCAAGAAGATCTTCTGGGGATCGCTCCGGAACAAGCTGTTGATCATCCTGCCGGCCCTGCTGCTGGTCAGCGCCTTTGTCCCCTGGGCCATCCCGTTCATCCTCATGCTGGGCGGCACCTACCTTTGCTACGAGGGCGCCGAAAAAGTCTGGCACAAGCTGCGCGGCCACCACACCGCGGAGGAAGATACTCCTGCCGTTGAACGCGGCCCTGAGGCCGAGGCCAAGGTCATCAAGGGCGCCATCACCACCGACTTCATCCTGTCCTGCGAGATCATGGTCATCTCAATGAACGAGGTGGCCGCAGATTCCTTGCTGTCCCGGGCAATCATCCTGGTGGTCGTGGCCCTCGTGATCACCGTGCTCGTGTACGGCGCCGTCGGCCTGATCGTCAAGATGGACGACATCGGCCTGCACCTGGCGGCCAAGGATTCCGCAAGCTCCAAGCGCTTCGGCGAGCTGCTGGTCAAGGGGATGCCCGCCGTGCTGGCCGCAATAACCTTCATCGGGACCATCGCCATGCTGTGGGTAGGCGGCCACATCATGCTGCAGGGGGCCTATGACCTCGGCTGGCACGGTCCGTATGACATCGTCCATGTCCTCGAGCACCCCTTCGAGGGGATCGCGGTGGTTGGCAGCTTCCTGGCCTGGCTCGTGAACACCTTGTGCTCAGCCGTCATCGGGCTCGCTTGGGGCATCGTGGTCATGGCAATCGTGCATCCGCTGCTGAAAGCGCTGCCGTTCGGCAAGAAGAAGGGCGGGCACGAGGAGGGCGACATCCGCGCCGAACTTGCCGGTTACCGGCCAACGAAACACGACGGCGACGCCTCCTCCTAG
- a CDS encoding ketopantoate reductase family protein yields the protein MRILVVGAGATGGAFGTLLQEAGRDVTYLVRPRRQEVLLRDGLRFVSPTADRTHPVKTITAPDGPEAFDLILVTVKASALDGVLGEIGAFVGPGTTIIPILNGMAHVDRLEQQYPGQVLGGLARIVATLDGDVVRQQVPLTSFMVGGLNGNPVPSDVSTALDVPAVDFSVVDDILGALWDKWAFIAAAGIVNCLFRAPVGRILDAGGEPRILEAISETETVAAAAGHPVSDAAHAQAVGILTQPGSAFTSSLYRDLTAGLSSEAEHILGDLAGRARSLNVPTPLLDLTLIQIRAGLPL from the coding sequence ATGCGGATACTCGTCGTCGGAGCCGGAGCCACAGGCGGGGCGTTCGGTACGCTCCTGCAGGAAGCGGGACGGGATGTCACGTATCTGGTGCGTCCGCGGAGGCAGGAAGTCCTTCTCCGCGACGGGTTGCGCTTCGTCTCCCCCACCGCCGACCGGACGCACCCGGTGAAGACCATCACGGCACCGGACGGGCCGGAGGCCTTCGATCTGATCCTCGTCACGGTCAAAGCCAGCGCGTTGGACGGCGTACTAGGCGAGATTGGCGCTTTCGTGGGACCCGGAACCACCATCATTCCAATCCTCAACGGCATGGCCCATGTGGACCGGCTTGAGCAGCAGTACCCGGGACAGGTGCTCGGCGGCCTGGCCCGGATCGTTGCCACGCTCGACGGCGATGTGGTCCGCCAGCAGGTTCCCCTCACTTCGTTCATGGTGGGCGGGCTGAACGGAAACCCTGTCCCATCTGATGTTTCCACTGCTCTGGACGTGCCCGCCGTCGACTTCTCGGTAGTCGACGACATATTGGGTGCTCTGTGGGATAAATGGGCCTTCATCGCTGCCGCGGGGATCGTCAATTGCCTGTTCCGGGCGCCGGTGGGACGGATACTCGACGCCGGCGGGGAGCCCAGGATCCTGGAGGCCATCAGCGAAACCGAAACGGTGGCCGCTGCGGCAGGACATCCTGTTTCCGATGCCGCTCATGCACAAGCGGTCGGTATACTCACCCAGCCGGGATCGGCCTTCACGTCCTCCCTGTACCGGGACCTCACCGCCGGGCTTTCCTCGGAAGCCGAGCACATCCTGGGCGACCTCGCCGGCAGGGCCCGCAGCCTCAACGTCCCGACGCCACTGCTGGACCTCACCCTCATCCAGATCAGGGCCGGCCTCCCACTCTGA
- a CDS encoding DUF4386 family protein, with protein MDARANYEPSDGQTAGPVRPDGVTGRPDRWTAAAGLVFTALVVASIFTPEVPSGDSPAEDIAAQLAAEGTGHRLSLLLGLIADIAFLVFLAGLWSRLRRWEGQAGMFAALVLTAGTAVGALMLVSGGLHLVLIQYASGGQSDPAVLPALAVLNQWVGAAILPPSIAMFLGAAVAILTTRALPRWLGWVAAATALLQLIALAGVFQTTIEGVVGIAAFVGFLLFMVWVLATSVVLLIRPGRQPNGP; from the coding sequence ATGGATGCCAGAGCGAATTACGAACCGTCGGATGGCCAAACAGCGGGCCCTGTTAGACCGGATGGGGTGACCGGGAGGCCGGACCGCTGGACCGCGGCGGCTGGCCTGGTGTTCACCGCCCTGGTTGTGGCCAGCATCTTCACGCCCGAGGTACCCAGTGGCGACAGCCCGGCGGAGGACATCGCGGCCCAGCTTGCCGCGGAGGGCACCGGCCACCGGCTTTCGCTGCTGCTGGGATTGATCGCCGACATCGCATTCCTGGTGTTCCTGGCTGGCCTCTGGAGCAGGCTGCGCCGATGGGAGGGCCAGGCCGGGATGTTCGCCGCTCTGGTCCTCACCGCCGGCACTGCCGTGGGGGCACTCATGCTGGTTTCGGGGGGCCTGCACCTGGTGCTCATCCAGTACGCATCCGGTGGCCAGTCCGACCCGGCGGTGCTGCCCGCCCTCGCCGTCCTCAACCAGTGGGTGGGTGCGGCCATCCTGCCCCCTAGTATCGCCATGTTCCTCGGGGCGGCGGTGGCCATCCTGACCACCCGGGCGCTACCGCGGTGGCTGGGCTGGGTGGCTGCCGCCACGGCCCTGCTGCAGCTCATTGCGCTCGCGGGAGTATTCCAGACCACCATCGAGGGAGTGGTCGGCATCGCCGCTTTCGTCGGCTTCCTGCTTTTCATGGTCTGGGTCCTGGCCACGAGCGTCGTCCTCCTGATACGGCCCGGCCGGCAGCCGAACGGTCCATAA